The region GCGAGCCGTCTGAAGGCATGCTGTGCTCCTTCTCCGAGCTGGGTATTTCCGACGATCATAACGGCATCATTGAGCTGCCGCTGGATGCGCCAGTCGGCACCGATATCCGTGAATACCTGAAGCTTGATGACAACACCATTGAAATCAGCGTCACGCCAAACCGTGCCGACTGCTTAGGTATCATCGGCGTGGCGCGCGACGTGGCCGTGCTGAACCAGACCGAACTGAACGCGCCGGAAATCGCGCCGGTTGAAGCGACCATCAGTGACGTGCTGCCTATTCAGGTTGACGCTGCGGATGCTTGCCCGCGCTACCTCGGTCGCGTCGTGAAAGGCATTAACGTGAAAGCGCCAACCCCGCTGTGGATGAAAGAGAAGCTGCGCCGCTGCGGTATTCGCTCTATCGACGCAGTGGTCGACGTGACCAACTACGTTCTGCTGGAGCTGGGCCAGCCAATGCACGCGTTCGATAAAGACCGTATCGACGGCGGCATCGTTGTGCGCATGGCGAAAGAGGGCGAAACCCTGGTTCTGCTGGACGGCAGCGAAGCCAAACTGAACGCCGACACCCTGGTGATTGCGGACCACAGCAAAGCGCTGGCAATGGGCGGTATCTTCGGTGGCGAGCACTCAGGCGTCAACGACGAGACGCAAAACGTCCTGCTGGAATGCGCGTTCTTCAGCCCGCTCTCCATCACCGGTCGCGCACGCCGTCACGGCCTGCATACCGATGCCTCTCACCGCTACGAGCGCGGCGTTGACCCTGCTCTGCAGTATAAAGCGATGGAACGTGCGACCCGCCTGCTGATCGACATCTGCGGCGGTGAAGCGGGCCCGGTTATTGACGTCACCAACGAAGCGACCCTGCCGAAGCGTGCGAGCATCACCCTGCGCCGCAGCAAGCTGGATCGCCTGATTGGCCATCACGTTGCCGATGCGCAGGTAACCGACATCCTGAAACGTCTGGGCTGTGAAGTGACCGAAGGCCAGGACGAGTGGAAAGCCGTTGCGCCATCATGGCGTTTCGACATGGAAATTGAAGAAGATCTGGTGGAAGAAGTGGCCCGCGTTTACGGCTACAACAACATCCCTGACGAGCCTGTCCAGGCGGGTCTGGTAATGGGCACCCACCGTGAAGCCGACCTGTCCCTGAAGCGGGTGAAAACCATGCTGAACGACAAAGGCTACCAGGAAGTGATCACCTACAGCTTCGTTGATCCAAAGCTGCAGCAGCTGATCCACCCAGGTCAGGAGGCGCTGATCCTGCCAAGCCCAATCTCCAGCGAAATGTCCGCGATGCGTCTGTCTCTGTGGACGGGCCTGCTGGGCACTGTCGTTTATAACCAGAATCGCCAGCAAAACCGCGTGCGAATTTTCGAAAGCGGTTTGCGCTTTGTACCGGATAATCAGGCAAATTTAGGCATCCGTCAGGATCTCATGCTGGCTGGCGCCATCAGCGGCAACCGCTATGAAGAGCACTGGGACCTGGCAAAAGGCACGGTTGATTTCTACGATATGAAGGGCGAACTGGAAGCGATTCTGGATCTGACCGGTAAATTATCTGAAATTGAATTCCGCGCAGAAGCTATCCCGGCCCTGCATCCTGGCCAGAGCGCAGCTATCTATTTAGACGGCAAACGCGTTGGTTTTATTGGGGTTGTTCACCCTGAGCTGGAGCGTAAGCTGGACCTGAACGGCCGTACCATCGTGTTCGAGCTGGAATGGAACCCGGTGGCTGACCGCGTTATTCCTCAGGCTCAGGACGTCTCCCGCTTCCCGGCAAACCGCCGTGATATCGCGGTTGTGGTCGCGGAAAATGTGCCTGCAGCAGATATTTTGGCCGAATGTAAGAAAGTTGGCGTAAATCAGGTAGTTGGCGTAAACTTATTTGACGTGTACCGCGGCAAGGGCGTAGCAGAAGGTTTCAAGAGCCTCGCTATTAGCCTTATCCTTCAGGATACCAGCCGTACACTCGAAGAAGAGGAGATTGCCGCTACCGTCGCCAAATGTGTAGAGGCATTAAAAGAGCGATTCCAGGCATCATTGAGGGATTGAACCTATGGCGCTTACAAAAGCTGAAATGTCAGAATATCTGTTTGATAAGCTTGGGCTTAGCAAACGGGATGCCAAAGAGCTGGTAGAGCTGTTTTTCGAAGAGATCCGTCGTGCTCTGGAAAATGGTGAGCAGGTAAAACTCTCCGGTTTTGGCAATTTTGATTTGCGAGACAAAAACCAACGTCCGGGCCGCAACCCGAAGACGGGGGAAGATATTCCCATTACAGCCCGCCGCGTGGTGACCTTCAGACCCGGCCAGAAGTTAAAAAGCCGTGTCGAAAACGCAACGCCCAAAGCAGAGTAATATGAACTAACTAAAAAGGCCGCCCACGCGGCCTTTTTTCTTTGCGCTCTCCGGCAAACCCGCCGTAAAATCAATTACATCTCACGCTACTAAAACCGTACACATGCTTGATTATGCCCATCGCCAGCACCGTTCCGATAAGCGTCGCCTGTTTTTGCTGGTGCTGTTGCTCATTGTCGCCGCAGGCGTGAGCCTCTGCGCGGGCGACAGATGGATCGGGCCTGAAAGCTGGTGGGGGCCGGACGGGCAGCTCTTCGTCTGGCAAATTCGCCTGCCGCGCACCGTCGCGGTGGTTCTGGTCGGCGCCGCGCTGGCGCTGTGCGGTACCATAATGCAGGCGTTGTTTGATAACCCTCTGGCGGAGCCCGGGCTGCTCGGCGTGTCAAACGGCGCAGGCGTAGGCCTGATTGCGGCGGTAATGCTCGGCGGAGGAGAACTCTCCGGATGGAGTATTAGCCTGAGCGCTATCCTCGGCGCGCTGCTAATCACCGCGATCCTTCTTCGTTTCGCCAGACGGCACTTATCGACCAGCCGTCTGCTGCTTGCCGGCGTGGCGCTGGGGATTATCTGCAGCGCGCTGATGACCTGGGCGGTCTACTTCTCAACATCCTTTGACCTGCGTCAGCTGATGTACTGGATGATGGGCGGCTTTGGAGGCGTTGACTGGCACCAGGGCTGGCTGATGGTGCTGCTGGTACCGGTTATCGTGTGGGCTACCCTGCAGGCGCAGCCGCT is a window of Enterobacter cloacae complex sp. ECNIH7 DNA encoding:
- the pheT gene encoding phenylalanine--tRNA ligase subunit beta codes for the protein MKFSELWLREWVNTTLDSDALSNQITMAGLEVDGVEPVSGTFNGVVVGEVVECGQHPNADKLRVTKVNVGGDRLLDIVCGAPNCRQGLKVAVATVGAVLPGDFKIKAAKLRGEPSEGMLCSFSELGISDDHNGIIELPLDAPVGTDIREYLKLDDNTIEISVTPNRADCLGIIGVARDVAVLNQTELNAPEIAPVEATISDVLPIQVDAADACPRYLGRVVKGINVKAPTPLWMKEKLRRCGIRSIDAVVDVTNYVLLELGQPMHAFDKDRIDGGIVVRMAKEGETLVLLDGSEAKLNADTLVIADHSKALAMGGIFGGEHSGVNDETQNVLLECAFFSPLSITGRARRHGLHTDASHRYERGVDPALQYKAMERATRLLIDICGGEAGPVIDVTNEATLPKRASITLRRSKLDRLIGHHVADAQVTDILKRLGCEVTEGQDEWKAVAPSWRFDMEIEEDLVEEVARVYGYNNIPDEPVQAGLVMGTHREADLSLKRVKTMLNDKGYQEVITYSFVDPKLQQLIHPGQEALILPSPISSEMSAMRLSLWTGLLGTVVYNQNRQQNRVRIFESGLRFVPDNQANLGIRQDLMLAGAISGNRYEEHWDLAKGTVDFYDMKGELEAILDLTGKLSEIEFRAEAIPALHPGQSAAIYLDGKRVGFIGVVHPELERKLDLNGRTIVFELEWNPVADRVIPQAQDVSRFPANRRDIAVVVAENVPAADILAECKKVGVNQVVGVNLFDVYRGKGVAEGFKSLAISLILQDTSRTLEEEEIAATVAKCVEALKERFQASLRD
- the ihfA gene encoding integration host factor subunit alpha, coding for MALTKAEMSEYLFDKLGLSKRDAKELVELFFEEIRRALENGEQVKLSGFGNFDLRDKNQRPGRNPKTGEDIPITARRVVTFRPGQKLKSRVENATPKAE
- the btuC gene encoding vitamin B12 ABC transporter permease BtuC gives rise to the protein MLDYAHRQHRSDKRRLFLLVLLLIVAAGVSLCAGDRWIGPESWWGPDGQLFVWQIRLPRTVAVVLVGAALALCGTIMQALFDNPLAEPGLLGVSNGAGVGLIAAVMLGGGELSGWSISLSAILGALLITAILLRFARRHLSTSRLLLAGVALGIICSALMTWAVYFSTSFDLRQLMYWMMGGFGGVDWHQGWLMVLLVPVIVWATLQAQPLNMLALGETSARQLGMPIGFWRNVLVIAIGWLVGVSVALAGAIGFIGLVIPHMLRLCGLTDHRTLLPGAAIAGAVTLLVADIIARLALTAAELPIGVVTATLGAPVFIWLLLKAGR